One window of the Anopheles cruzii chromosome 2, idAnoCruzAS_RS32_06, whole genome shotgun sequence genome contains the following:
- the LOC128277803 gene encoding beta-arrestin-1 encodes MNTHLQGSSPRSPAPSPDPDVDEGSSKKQATRVFKKSSSNGKITVYLGKRDFVDHITHVDPIDGVVLIDPDYVKDRKVFGHVLAAFRYGREDLDVLGLTFRKDLYLASEQIYPPLETDRPLTRLQERLIRKLGSNAYPFYFEVPPHCPASVSLQPAPGDTGKPCGVDYELKAFVGESQEDKPHKRNSVRLAIRKIMYAPSKLGEQPSIEVSKEYILKPNKIHLEASLDKELYHHGESLSVNVHIANNSSKTVKKIKVSVRQFADICLFSTAQYKCTVAEVESEDGCQVAPGFTLSKVFTLTPLLANNKDKWGLALDGQLKHEDTNLASSTLSRTLVDGKYRIADPSQRENLGIIVQYKVKVKLCITPLGGDLVAELPFILMHPKPDDDEPVIGDRSPGRTVNSADRKHGYPAGHEAGSNSNNGDANAAKEDGPNLIQLDGDDNCQDDDIIFEDFARLRLKGAETEA; translated from the exons ATGAATACCCATCTGCAAGGCTCGTCCCCGAGGTCTCCGGCCCCATCGCCGGATCCTGACGTCGACGAGGGTAGTTCCAAAAAACAGGCAACCCG GGTATTCAAGAAAAGTTCTTCTAACGGCAAAATCACCGTGTACTTGGGAAAACGTGACTTTGTCGATCACATCACACACGTCGATCCGATAG ATGGTGTCGTGCTGATAGATCCGGACTATGTGAAGGATAGGAAAGTTTTCGGTCACGTACTGGCTGCGTTCAGGTACGGGCGAGAGGATTTGGATGTGCTGGGATTAACCTTCAGGAAGGACCTCTATCTGGCCTCGGAACAG ATTTACCCACCGCTGGAAACGGACCGACCACTGACCCGCCTACAGGAGCGCCTGATACGGAAGCTTGGCTCGAACGCGTATCCTTTCTACTTCGAGGTTCCGCCGCACTGTCCAGCGTCCGTGTCGCTGCAGCCGGCCCCGGGCGACACCGGCAAACCGTGCGGTGTCGACTACGAACTGAAGGCCTTCGTCGGCGAGTCGCAGGAGGACAAACCGCACAAACGGAACTCGGTCCGGTTAGCGATAAGGAAAATCATGTACGCACCCTCGAAGCTTGGCGAGCAACCGTCGATCGAGGTCAGCAAAGAGTACATACTGAAGCCAAATAAAATTCACCTTGAAGCGAGTCTGGATAAGGAG CTTTACCACCATGGCGAGAGCTTGTCGGTGAATGTACATATAGCGAATAATTCAAGTAAAACGGTTAAGAAAATTAAGGTGTCAGTCCGACAGTTTGCCGATATCTGTCTCTTCTCGACGGCACAGTACAAGTGCACGGTGGCGGAGGTCGAATCCGA AGACGGATGCCAGGTTGCTCCCGGTTTTACTCTATCGAAAGTGTTTACGCTGACgccactgctggccaataacAAAGACAAGTGGGGCCTGGCACTTGACGGGCAGCTGAAGCATGAGGACACCAATCTGGCCTCGAGCACACT GTCTCGCACGCTGGTCGACGGAAAATATAG AATTGCAGATCCATCGCAGCGGGAAAATCTGGGCATCATCGTGCAGTATAAAGTGAAGGTCAAACTGTGCATCACACCGTTGGGCGG TGATTTGGTAGCCGAGTTGCCGTTCATTCTGATGCACCCGAAgccggacgacgatgagccgGTGATAGGAGACCGTTCGCCCGGGCGAACGGTGAACAGCGCCGACCGGAAGCACGGATACCCTGCCGGACACGAAgctggcagcaacagcaacaacggggACGCGAACGCAGCCAAGGAGGATGGCCCGAACCTTATTCAGCTGGACGG GGACGACAACTGTCAGGATGACGATATTATCTTTGAAGATTTCGCCCGGTTACGCTTGAAAGGCGCCGAAACGGAAGCTTAG